Proteins encoded within one genomic window of Brassica rapa cultivar Chiifu-401-42 chromosome A09, CAAS_Brap_v3.01, whole genome shotgun sequence:
- the LOC103837661 gene encoding heterogeneous nuclear ribonucleoprotein H2 isoform X1, which yields MYGSRGAMFGSGVGSKRQRMMQSNPPYGGFPVVRLRGLPFNCADVDIFKFFAGLDIVDVLLVSKNGKSSGEAFVVFAGPMQVEIALRRDRQNMGRRYVEVFRCYKQDYYNAVAAEEEGVYENNEVHVRAKSYSESKEKLEYTEVLKMRGLPYSANKPQIVEFFSGYKVIEGRVHVVCRPDGKATGEAFVEFETAEEARRAMAKDKMSIGPRYVELFPTTREEARRAESRSRQ from the coding sequence GGCCATGTTTGGGAGTGGGGTGGGCTCAAAGAGACAAAGAATGATGCAATCAAATCCTCCTTATGGCGGATTCCCTGTGGTTCGCCTCCGTGGTCTTCCCTTCAACTGCGCTGACGTGGACATCTTCAAGTTCTTTGCCGGCCTCGACATTGTCGATGTCTTGCTCGTCAGCAAAAACGGCAAATCCTCCGGGGAGGCCTTTGTCGTCTTTGCAGGTCCAATGCAAGTGGAGATTGCACTGCGGAGAGACAGGCAGAATATGGGTAGGAGATACGTTGAAGTTTTCCGCTGCTACAAGCAGGATTACTACAACGCCGTTGCCGCTGAGGAGGAGGGAGTATATGAAAACAACGAGGTCCATGTTAGAGCAAAGAGTTATAGCGAGAGCAAAGAGAAGCTCGAGTACACTGAGGTTTTGAAGATGCGAGGCCTCCCGTACTCTGCCAACAAGCCTCAAATCGTAGAGTTTTTCAGCGGGTACAAGGTTATTGAAGGAAGGGTGCATGTTGTGTGTCGACCTGATGGTAAAGCCACGGGTGAGGCCTTTGTGGAGTTTGAGACAGCTGAGGAGGCGAGGAGGGCGATGGCTAAGGACAAAATGTCCATTGGGCCAAGGTACGTGGAGCTTTTTCCAACTACTCGTGAAGAGGCTCGAAGAGCTGAGTCGAGGTCTAGGCAATGA
- the LOC103837661 gene encoding heterogeneous nuclear ribonucleoprotein H2 isoform X2, which yields MYGSRGMMQSNPPYGGFPVVRLRGLPFNCADVDIFKFFAGLDIVDVLLVSKNGKSSGEAFVVFAGPMQVEIALRRDRQNMGRRYVEVFRCYKQDYYNAVAAEEEGVYENNEVHVRAKSYSESKEKLEYTEVLKMRGLPYSANKPQIVEFFSGYKVIEGRVHVVCRPDGKATGEAFVEFETAEEARRAMAKDKMSIGPRYVELFPTTREEARRAESRSRQ from the coding sequence AATGATGCAATCAAATCCTCCTTATGGCGGATTCCCTGTGGTTCGCCTCCGTGGTCTTCCCTTCAACTGCGCTGACGTGGACATCTTCAAGTTCTTTGCCGGCCTCGACATTGTCGATGTCTTGCTCGTCAGCAAAAACGGCAAATCCTCCGGGGAGGCCTTTGTCGTCTTTGCAGGTCCAATGCAAGTGGAGATTGCACTGCGGAGAGACAGGCAGAATATGGGTAGGAGATACGTTGAAGTTTTCCGCTGCTACAAGCAGGATTACTACAACGCCGTTGCCGCTGAGGAGGAGGGAGTATATGAAAACAACGAGGTCCATGTTAGAGCAAAGAGTTATAGCGAGAGCAAAGAGAAGCTCGAGTACACTGAGGTTTTGAAGATGCGAGGCCTCCCGTACTCTGCCAACAAGCCTCAAATCGTAGAGTTTTTCAGCGGGTACAAGGTTATTGAAGGAAGGGTGCATGTTGTGTGTCGACCTGATGGTAAAGCCACGGGTGAGGCCTTTGTGGAGTTTGAGACAGCTGAGGAGGCGAGGAGGGCGATGGCTAAGGACAAAATGTCCATTGGGCCAAGGTACGTGGAGCTTTTTCCAACTACTCGTGAAGAGGCTCGAAGAGCTGAGTCGAGGTCTAGGCAATGA